In a genomic window of Scyliorhinus torazame isolate Kashiwa2021f chromosome 5, sScyTor2.1, whole genome shotgun sequence:
- the LOC140422467 gene encoding uncharacterized protein — protein MEKRWKCRDCGKGFMAPSQLDIHRRIHTGERPFTCSVCGKGFTVLCTLQRHQQIHAAERPFICSQCEKGFATLSDLQKHQRVHTGERPFTCSQCEEGFAQLSALQSHRRVHTGERPFTCSQCEKGFCKLSNLQRHQRVHTGERPFTCSTCGKGFTRLSSLQIHQRVHTGEKPFTCSQCKKGFAVLPQLQRHQRVHTGERPFTCSQCEKGFTVLSSLQTHQRIHTGERPFTCSQCEKGFTQFSNLRIHQRLHTGEKPFICSQCGKGFTTSSNLRTHQRVHTGEKLFTCSQCEKAFTTSSNLRTHQQVHIGERPFICSQCEKGFSTLPSLRTHQRVHTGERPFTCSQCEKGFTTSSNLQIHQRLHTGEKPFTCSQCEKGFTQLTNLRIHQRVHTGEKPFICSQCEKGFTTSSNLRTHQRIHTGERPFTCSQCGKGFARLSHLQTHQRVHTGGRR, from the coding sequence atggagaaacggtggaaatgtagggactgtgggaagggatttatggcTCCATCTCAGCTGGACATTCATcgtcgcattcacactggggagaggccatttacctgctctgtgtgtgggaagggattcactgtgttgtgcaccctgcagagacaccagcaaattcacgctgcggagaggccgttcatctgctctcagtgtgagaagggatttgctACTTtatccgacctgcagaaacaccagcgagtccacactggggagaggccgttcacctgctctcagtgtgaggagggattcgctcagttatctgcCCTGCAgtcacaccggcgagttcacactggagagaggccattcacctgctctcagtgtgagaagggattctgtAAGTTATCCaatctgcagagacatcagcgagttcacactggggagaggccattcacctgctctacatgtgggaagggattcactcggttatccagcctgcagatacatcagcgagttcacactggggagaagccattcacctgctctcagtgtaagaAGGGATTCGCTGTGTTACCCCAACTTCagagacaccagcgtgttcacactggggagaggccattcacctgctctcagtgtgagaagggattcactgtgttatccagcctgcagacacaccagcgaattcacactggggagaggccattcacctgctctcagtgtgagaagggattcactcagttttccaacctgcggatacatcagcgacttcacactggggagaagccattcatttgctctcagtgtgggaagggattcactacttcatcgaacctgcggacacaccagcgagttcacactggggagaagctgttcacctgctctcagtgtgagaaggcattcactacttcatcgaacctgcggacacaccagcaagttcacattggggagaggccgttcatctgctctcagtgtgagaagggattcagtactTTACcgagcctgcggacacaccagcgagttcacactggggagaggccattcacctgctcacagtgtgagaagggattcacgacTTCATCTAATCTGCAGAtacatcagcgacttcacactggggagaagccgttcacctgttctcagtgtgagaagggattcactcagttaaccaacttgcggatacatcagcgagttcacactggggagaagccattcatttgctctcagtgtgagaagggattcacgacttcatcaaacctgcggacacaccagcgaattcacactggggagaggccgttcacctgctctcagtgtgggaagggattcgctcggttatcccacctgcagacacaccagcgagttcacacagggggaaggcgttaa